CTTATGCTGTCATTTCAGTGAATATGAAGTAAGGGAAATGATGGTTGGAGGGTAATTTTGTTAAGAAACCTTGTTATTAGGCCTTTTTTTCCCTTCCTGTATTGTTAAAGCTTTGTGTTATTGATCAAAACATTAAACTTGAGTAAACTCAATAGATCATTAATATCGAAACTCGTTTTACGGGGTACTGAAAGGAACTTGTTGGCCTTCCCTTATAACCTACCTGGAATTGGGGTTTATTTGATGTTTTAGATTGCAGAGAGGAAAAGCGGATGATTCGAGAGCTTGCACTTCTATTTGACGTCAACAAGGTATGATATTTTTGCTCCGAGTGTCAAGGACTAATTTTAAAACGAAAGATAATATTTGGTTTCTCAGAGTGGGGACGGTTGCGAAGGAATTAGTCAGAGAAAGTCCATACCTGAAAGGTAGTTTATCTTTCTGTTATCTGTTTAGTTGATGTCATGAGTAGGATAAATTTCTGTGGTTGGTTTATGAACAAATTGGCTGGTGGTTTTGTGTTGCTTGCTACTTTAGGTTCATGGGAATGAGAGCTGCATTACTGACAAATAATTCAAGTGTGCAATATTTGGGCTCTGAACTTGGCATCTCTTCGTTGCGACTGGATGAGTTGATGCAAATGAACCATCTTGGGTTGCCACCGGTTGACTTTCTGGCCTCTGAATTGCTGAAGAAGCTTGGCTTTCAAGATGGGAAAATACAGGATACAAGTGAGTTTGATTTATTGTTTGTGCATATAGGAGTTGGTGACGAAGACAAAACAGCTTCGgatgaaatgaaatttattgATGCTTTGGTTGGTGATATATTGGAAAAGACTCGGCCTGGTTCAGAAATTGGTTCCCGTTTGCACTTGTCCCTTCTGATGAGCTATGGACATGTCTTTAAGGATGATGAAAGCAGCTTGTCTGTTTTGACTTCCAAAGGTGTGCAAAATTCTGATTTGTCAGTGCTCTTTCCTCGTCAAAGTTACACGATGATGGGGGAGGTCCTGCGGACTGATGTTCGGTGAGCCAAAATCTATGGTTTTTCTTTGGATTgatgttttttcaaaatttcactgtCTGATATCCCTTGTATTATCTAATATCTTGTCATGGACAAGGCACCATTCACCCATGTTAGCTGCTCAGTGGCAATACGGAGTAACCCGCAAAGATAAAGCAGAATCATTTTCTTTCAAGGAGTTTAAAGAGgtaaagttcaatttttttatccTATTGCTTCCACGCCTTCCATTGTCTCATGCATCCATCCGTGGAAATTTGTGTCATTTTGGTTGGTCTTCAAAATACTGAAGCTTTGCTCCCGTAGGCAAATAGGATGGTCTTATTCTTGATAAGTTCTACTTCTAACATGATTACAAATGTTTATGTTGTATTATCATCCTAAATGCTGGAATTACATGGAGATTCAATCATCTTACATCGCTATTATGTTGCTTGCATATGtttattctctttaattaataagAACTTTTATGATTGCTCATGTCctgtatttctttttttttttcctttccccgAGTTCCTCATGTCATGATGTTATTAAAAATGTAAAGCTTGTACTCTTCAAATCTGGCTTTCCTGGCCTGTGCTTGAGTGGGTGAATCTTTGATATGACGGTTTCAGACATTTATTAGTGAAtcctttctttttcagcaaGGTTGCAACCTAGTAATACCAGCCGACAGATTTATACATGAGGTGGCATTTAAGCTTTGGAAGGCCCCCAAGTATGGAGCTTGAGATGCACAACCCCTCAAGACTATTTTCAAAATGAGAATAAGTCCCTAAGCACAAGTGTTGCTTGGGGGAGTACATTGCCAGAAGCACTTTTAAGTAACTTTTAAGTATTCTAAATACTCGAGCTTATAATTTGATGCTTGAGAAAAGCAAATCTTTGAGCGCTGCAATTTTTGTAGATCGGCTTCTGTTTATAAGAATTGCATTGTAATGAACTTCAgtttcaatttggaaattattgCAAATGCATTTTGCTTTTCAAgatgaaagattcatctattaAAGAAAGGAGAAcaggaagagaaaaaaaagagggaGCTAAGACAACAATTACTACAATGAAGTTGCAATCAGCAACAAGTGTTATATTGCAGCAACTTGTAATTTTCAACATATCAGGAAAGTGAAAATGACAAATATGAATATTGGTAATGTATGTACAGTGAAACTAGAGGGGTGAAACAGAGAGAAGATAATATCATTGAGAATTTTGCAGGAAGGTGAAGTGAATAGGAAACTAAGCAGTGGCTGCTTCTGCTTCCTCGACAA
This genomic window from Benincasa hispida cultivar B227 chromosome 4, ASM972705v1, whole genome shotgun sequence contains:
- the LOC120076729 gene encoding uncharacterized protein LOC120076729 isoform X1, giving the protein MADKPSRALVIFGDGLARSVDQSHIHLHALASLSSCGFLSLPNAPPSDCREEKRMIRELALLFDVNKSGDGCEGISQRKSIPERFMGMRAALLTNNSSVQYLGSELGISSLRLDELMQMNHLGLPPVDFLASELLKKLGFQDGKIQDTSEFDLLFVHIGVGDEDKTASDEMKFIDALVGDILEKTRPGSEIGSRLHLSLLMSYGHVFKDDESSLSVLTSKGVQNSDLSVLFPRQSYTMMGEVLRTDVRHHSPMLAAQWQYGVTRKDKAESFSFKEFKEQGCNLVIPADRFIHEVAFKLWKAPKYGA
- the LOC120076729 gene encoding uncharacterized protein LOC120076729 isoform X2, giving the protein MIRELALLFDVNKSGDGCEGISQRKSIPERFMGMRAALLTNNSSVQYLGSELGISSLRLDELMQMNHLGLPPVDFLASELLKKLGFQDGKIQDTSEFDLLFVHIGVGDEDKTASDEMKFIDALVGDILEKTRPGSEIGSRLHLSLLMSYGHVFKDDESSLSVLTSKGVQNSDLSVLFPRQSYTMMGEVLRTDVRHHSPMLAAQWQYGVTRKDKAESFSFKEFKEQGCNLVIPADRFIHEVAFKLWKAPKYGA